One stretch of Candida orthopsilosis Co 90-125, chromosome 3 draft sequence DNA includes these proteins:
- a CDS encoding Gal4 transcription factor (transcription factor with zinc cluster DNA-binding motif, possibly involved in control of glycolysis), which translates to MSSNSQLFVNDPSSTCNNNNNNNNTTYTTSSVPVIEQACDSCRKRKLKCSKEYPRCSKCIQHKWCCSYSPRTVRSPLTRAHLTDVETKLSKMEDIFHHLLPNYDLDDILNNFSNFEERLKPVKDKLSDGEENGINEGNNLNYPLSQHNTEVDQQPLPQAIKREIDNFNLQQPSQQAPPQHAFPPSAPAPTPTAQHSMSIPRKRSSCYGFATQPHSLAQSPIYEDDLFSTFPLQQSKSHPVESQFEFPIDKSKIKQEIIDDFLLNNIPTSSSNNSIPNSLFNRSTTKLNNYNHSRKFNNDLSSFLTTTENSLLTSPSSILSLNSMNNDDIDPVPKNKKVKVEDNEFYGQEVNIMPMDNNNANWLSLDF; encoded by the coding sequence ATGTCAAGCAACAGCCAACTATTTGTCAACGATCCTTCATCCACgtgcaacaacaacaacaacaacaacaacacgACCTACACCACTTCTTCCGTCCCAGTCATTGAACAAGCTTGTGATTCGTGTCGAAAACGTAAACTCAAGTGCTCAAAAGAATACCCACGTTGTTCCAAATGTATCCAACATAAATGGTGTTGTTCATATTCACCAAGGACAGTTAGACTGCCTTTAACTAGGGCTCATTTAACtgatgttgaaacaaaattgagtAAAATGGAGGATATTTTCCATCATTTATTACCGAATTATGACTTGGATGACattttaaacaattttagcaattttgaagaacGATTGAAACCAGTAAAAGATAAATTAAgtgatggtgaagaaaaTGGGATAAACGAGGGGAACAACTTGAATTATCCATTGTCACAACATAATACTGAAGTTGACCAACAGCCCTTACCACAAGCTATAAAGAGAGAgattgacaatttcaacctACAACAACCATCACAGCAAGCTCCTCCTCAACATGCTTTCCCACCATCAGCACCTGCTCCAACCCCAACAGCACAACATAGTATGTCAATACCTAGAAAACGTTCTTCTTGCTATGGATTTGCAACTCAACCTCACTCCCTAGCTCAATCACCAATTTACGAAGATGACTTGTTTTCAACATTCCCACTCCAACAATCGAAATCACACCCAGTTGAATCACAATTTGAGTTCCCCATTGATAAATCTAAAATAAAACAAGagattattgatgatttccTTTTGAATAACATCCCAACTTCTTCAAGCAACAATTCTATCCCAAACTCATTATTCAATAGAAGTACTACTAAATTGAATAACTATAATCATTCAAGGAAATTTAATAATGACTTGTCATCTTTCTTGACCACAACTGAAAATAGTTTATTGACATCCCCATCATCAATACTAAGTCTAAACTCAATGaataatgatgatattgatcCGGTTccaaagaataaaaaagtTAAAGTTGAGGACAATGAATTTTATGGACAAGAGGTGAATATCATGCCAATGGATAACAACAATGCTAATTGGCTCTCGCTTGATTTTTAG